The sequence below is a genomic window from Sorangiineae bacterium MSr12523.
ACGCAGCGCATGTCCAACATGGCAGATCGAGCCCATCAAGTGATCGAGTCGTACAAGGGAGACACCGAAGAGGAGCTGCCCATCACGGCGTACGTGGGACTCAGTGTCGCGTTTCTCGGAGGCTTTGTCACCGTGCTCGGTCTCACGGTTCGAAAGCGAAAGCTCCCGATCCGAATGGAAACGAGGGACATGCTCCTCATCGGGCTCGCCACGCATTGGCTGACACGTGTCGTGAGCCGTGAGCGCGTAACCATTCCGCTGCGCGCTCCCTTCACGCGCCGGACGAAGAGCCAGCGCTCCGGTGATATCAAAGAGAAGCCGAGGGGCGCGGGGCTCCGACGCGCAGTCGGCAGCCTCGTAACATGCCCATTTTGCATGGGCCCCTGGACTGCCTCGGTGCTGAGCGTTGGGTTGATTTGGTTTCCCCGCCCGGCGCGATGGGCCATGGGGATGTTCGGAGCGGTTGCCGTCTCGGATTTTCTACATCACATTTATGCACGCGTACGGCAACATTGATCGGGCCTTCCAACATTACACATCTTGGACCGGATCGATTGCCGATCGGCCATCGCGCATGGGCGAATTGGCCGGGCTACGTACCGAGCGACGTACCGTATCGAGCAGGGCATTCAACTGCACGGGCTTCGTCAGAAACTCGACGCCCATGGGAAGTGCATCGTTGGCGAACTCCTTGGTCGAGACGACGACCACCGGTATCCGCGCCAGACGAGGATCGTCCCGGAGCTCGCTCAAGCATTGCCAGCCATCCATGACCGGCATGTGCAAGTCCAGAAGGATCAAGCCGGGCATCTGCAATGATTGCCGCAGATGCTTCAGAGCTTTCTGCCCATCGGGCATTTGCACGACATCGTAGCCTTCGTCCGCGAGAACGCCGGCAAGCATGCCCCGGATCTCCGGGTCATCGTCGACCACCAGGATACCGGTCGCATGAGCGGCAACGGAGTCGGGTGATCGAGCGCCATTTCGAGCGTGCACGTTCCCCATCGGAAGACTGACGAAAAACGTCGTTCCTCGACCCAATTGGCTTTCGACCCAAATACGACCTTCATGGGCCGACACGATGCCTTTGGCGATGAACAAGCCGAGCCCTCGCCCCTTCTGCGACGTCTCTTCGGCTTGCCAGAAACGCTCGAACAGGCGCGGCATCTGGGCTTCCGAAATGCCCACACCCGAATCCGAGACGAGGAAGACGATGTTCTCCCCGCGCTTTTCCGTGCGCAGCGTGATGAGCCCGCCCTCGTCGGTGAATTTCACGGCGTTCGTGATCAAGTTCGACAAGACCTGATGGATGCGTTCCTCGTCGCAGGAGAGCCAAATGGCTTCTCGGGGAGAATGGATTTCGAGCCGAATGTTCTTCTGCATGGCCTGCGCGGAGAATGCCGTTTCCACGTCGGCAAAGAGCTTGGAGACCGTGGTTTCGGACTTGCGGATGGGCAGATGGCCGGACTGGATGCTCGAGCAATCGAGCAGATCACTGAGCAGTCGGTCCATCCTCCGTGCGGAACGCAATGCAATTTGCAGCAATCCATTGGCCTTGGATTCGGCGGAATCTTTGAGGCGAGCCTCCGCCGTGGACGTGGCGAGCACGATGCCATTGAGCGGTTGCTTCAAATCGTGCGACACCATGGCAAGAATATCGTCTCGCGCGCGGATGGCGATCTGCGCCGCCTCGTACAAGCGAGCGTTGTCGAGTGCCATCGCTGCGCGCCGCGCCACGTCTTGCGCGATTGCGAGCTCCCGGCTGCCATAGTGACGGTCGGAATCGGCCATGATGAGCGTCAGCACGCCCAGGGTTCGGCCCCGTGCCGTCAAAGGAATGAGCATGACCGATTTGGCCATGCCGGCGACGGCATCCGGCACGCAGCCAGGCCATGACGAGATGTCGGAGAGCACGCGCGCCTCACCCGATCGTAGAACCTCGGCCTGTGGTGCCATCGAATCGGCTTTCGGGACGGATCGCTTGACCGCATCCGCGAGAACCGCCTTGCTTGGATCCGCGAATGCCGCGTCCAGACGCTCGAGTTGGTTCTGCTCGTCGAGAATGT
It includes:
- a CDS encoding ATP-binding protein, with translation MRTEHDSPSKEPVHVLQTLASKPDLTEQQRLLHELQVHQIELEAQNRELRDAQEQLEESRSRYVDLFDFAPIGYCTFDLNGCILELNLTAALLFCVARAEAVSKPLTSLVRMTDPHALRRHLKACAAERVRVTTEVTFSTKGQPPVVVQMISNPVLGPSGNVIACRTALTNISELKISENVLRFLADASDTLSSSLEYANTLSAVIRLAVPVLADICFLDILDEQNQLERLDAAFADPSKAVLADAVKRSVPKADSMAPQAEVLRSGEARVLSDISSWPGCVPDAVAGMAKSVMLIPLTARGRTLGVLTLIMADSDRHYGSRELAIAQDVARRAAMALDNARLYEAAQIAIRARDDILAMVSHDLKQPLNGIVLATSTAEARLKDSAESKANGLLQIALRSARRMDRLLSDLLDCSSIQSGHLPIRKSETTVSKLFADVETAFSAQAMQKNIRLEIHSPREAIWLSCDEERIHQVLSNLITNAVKFTDEGGLITLRTEKRGENIVFLVSDSGVGISEAQMPRLFERFWQAEETSQKGRGLGLFIAKGIVSAHEGRIWVESQLGRGTTFFVSLPMGNVHARNGARSPDSVAAHATGILVVDDDPEIRGMLAGVLADEGYDVVQMPDGQKALKHLRQSLQMPGLILLDLHMPVMDGWQCLSELRDDPRLARIPVVVVSTKEFANDALPMGVEFLTKPVQLNALLDTVRRSVRSPANSPMRDGRSAIDPVQDV
- a CDS encoding DUF1360 domain-containing protein; the protein is MSNMADRAHQVIESYKGDTEEELPITAYVGLSVAFLGGFVTVLGLTVRKRKLPIRMETRDMLLIGLATHWLTRVVSRERVTIPLRAPFTRRTKSQRSGDIKEKPRGAGLRRAVGSLVTCPFCMGPWTASVLSVGLIWFPRPARWAMGMFGAVAVSDFLHHIYARVRQH